The following coding sequences lie in one Panicum virgatum strain AP13 chromosome 6N, P.virgatum_v5, whole genome shotgun sequence genomic window:
- the LOC120677371 gene encoding uncharacterized protein LOC120677371, with product MVHVRIFCHADIQALQRSDQKLVYVDLVSLESLRIASDSCALLVNLIQRRDWQCTNLLDRRYWHCHQMDLLSLMAGVALELHKIKHDLYPLLVSQEAKLEGGFLKDLRLLKNSAVTLVRLAKEAKEIVEGCVDEEDVEDVHVFRLLGKVKEVGKAVEDTADLVLKGFNFGRNTCST from the exons ATGGTCCACGTACGCATCTTCTGCCATGCCGACATCCAAGCCCTGCAACGCTCCGATCAGAAGCTCGTGTATGTAGATCTCGTCTCTCTGGAGTCCCTGCGCATAGCGAGCGACTCGTGTGCACTCCTCGTCAACCTGATTCAGAGGAGGGACTGGCAATGCACCAATCTGCTTGACCGGAGGTACTGGCACTGCCACCAGATGGATCTCCTCTCGCTGATGGCAGGCGTGGCGCTGGAGCTCCACAAGATCAAGCATGATCTGTATCCCCTCCTCGTTTCTCAGGAGGCCAAGCTGGAAGGGGGCTTCCTGAAAGACCTCCGACTCCTGAAGAACTCAGCAGTTACGCTTGTACGTCTGGCGAAGGAAGCTAAGGAAATAGTCGAAGGATGTGTCGATGAGGAGGATGTGGAGGATGTGCATGTGTTTCGGCTCTTAGGCAAAGTTAAAGAGGTTGGCAAAGCGGTAGAGGATACCGCTGATCTGGTACTGAAAG GTTTCAATTTTGGCAGGAACACTTGCTCGACTTGA
- the LOC120677370 gene encoding uncharacterized protein LOC120677370, giving the protein MKPQRPSTLVSSIAEETHHHTTTPKMSHNIYSHQDIINLQHHPLFPDGILLVKLVRLGPLTEAAISYNLLREFIHPRSWSCEQMVALENYCAFWTDLSLIEFQLLPTVQNAPFLNDIATLALATMKSKARAMQKPEKFYLKGIKTNSLIYRLAKDFGDTLFGITEDVLKGAQDFNGFQASIPSLTDLIHTLGNAQMEFDKCCTEEERYVHADSCRFGGTEDRADS; this is encoded by the exons ATGAAGCCACAGCGACCAAGCACGTTAG TTTCCTCTATTGCCGAAGAAACCCACCACCACACCACCACTCCAAAGATGTCACACAACATCTATTCCCATCAAGACATCATAAACCTGCAACATCATCCACTCTTCCCAGACGGTATCCTCCTCGTGAAGCTTGTGAGGCTGGGCCCGCTGACCGAGGCGGCAATTTCATATAATTTGCTGCGTGAGTTTATCCATCCAAGGAGTTGGAGTTGCGAGCAGATGGTCGCGCTggagaattattgtgcattttgGACTGATTTATCCCTAATTGAGTTTCAGCTACTACCAACAGTTCAGAATGCTCCATTTCTTAATGATATTGCCACTCTGGCTTTGGCAACAATGAAGTCGAAAGCCCGTGCGATGCAAAAGCCAGAGAAGTTCTATCTGAAAGGAATTAAGACCAACAGTTTGATATATAGACTAGCTAAAGATTTTGGTGACACACTGTTTGGTATCACAGAAGATGTACTGAAAGGTGCTCAGGACTTCAATGGGTTCCAGGCAAGTATTCCTAGTCTGACTGATCTGATACACACTTTGGGGAACGCTCAGATGGAATTTGACAAATGTTGTACGGAAGAAGAGCGATATGTTCATGCAGATTCGTGCAGATTTGGTGGAACAGAAGATCGTGCAGATTCATGA
- the LOC120678841 gene encoding uncharacterized protein LOC120678841, with product MPESSTAATEIRRALGRRVRAPPPRGRRRQPAPTPGAAVQRPATSSARWIGAVPGERWPTGACGSGSCGRPADSGACAAPTGLIKVCPSPIACSLLSILTLSVSPLSLSRCRQGAAASVGAAGASWRGGGAPPPPPPPLPLTPSLARWRRRLRMARWRGWVPVTSCLSSILCASSSRMGPRAVDAGDELGASVGGAVLHAIRHQSVPFRKGQIRRRKQQQPSRQAPLHPAAFVGEAAAGPAERSRSGARARACGGRAPRTAVGARRARARQRAAGLAGAERKPWRGAEAMAHGYQRRRQRRCHCAENR from the coding sequence ATGCCGGAGAGCTCGACCGCCGCCACCGAGATCCGCCGAGCTCTAGGCCGGAGAGTTCGAGCGCCGCCCCCCCGCGGCCGACGACGCCAGCCAGCACCGACCCCAGGAGCCGCCGTCCAGCGGCCGGCCACCAGCAGCGCCCGTTGGATAGGGGCAGTGCCAGGCGAGCGCTGGCCCACAGGCGCGTGCGGCTCGGGCTCCTGCGGCCGGCCAGCGGATTCCGGAGCTTGTGCGGCCCCCACGGGGCTCATCAAGGTGTGCCCGTCTCCCATCGCATGCTCTCTCCTCTCCATCCTGACGCTCTCGGTCTCTCCCCTCTCGCTCTCCCGATGCaggcagggggcggcggcgtcggtgggAGCGGCTGGGGCgagctggcgcggcggcggcgcccctcctcctccgcctcctcctctccctctgaCCCCTTCCCTCGCGAgatggcggcgccggctgcggatGGCGCGCTGGCGCGGGTGGGTCCCAGTGACCTCCTGCCTCTCTTCCATCCTCTGTGCGAGCTCCTCACGGATGGGGCCACGCGCGGTtgacgccggcgacgagctcggGGCGTCCGTCGGCGGGGCCGTTCTGCACGCCATCAGGCACCAGTCCGTCCCGTTCCGGAAAGGCCAGATCCGGCgccgcaagcagcagcagccgtcGCGGCAGGCACCCCTGCACCCTGCGGCCTTTGTGGGTGAGGCGGCGGCTGGGCCTGCAGAGCGCtcgcggagcggcgcgcgggcaAGGGCCTGCGGTGGGCGCGCGCCGAGGACGGCGGTGGGCGCGCGCCGCGCTCGAGCTCGGCAGCGAGCAGCGGGGTTGGCCGGCGCGGAGCGGAAGCCATGGCGCGGAGCAGAAGCCATGGCGCACGGGTACCAACGACGGCGACAACGCCGTTGCCACTGCGCGGAGAACCGGTAG